A region from the Pseudomonas promysalinigenes genome encodes:
- the rpsO gene encoding 30S ribosomal protein S15 yields MALSVEEKAQIVADYQQAAGDTGSPEVQVALLTANINKLQGHFKANDKDHHSRRGLIRMVNQRRKLLDYLKGKDTTRYSALIGRLGLRR; encoded by the coding sequence ATGGCCCTCAGCGTTGAAGAAAAAGCTCAGATCGTTGCCGATTACCAGCAAGCCGCCGGCGATACCGGTAGCCCGGAAGTGCAGGTTGCTCTGCTGACCGCCAACATCAACAAGCTGCAAGGCCACTTCAAGGCCAACGATAAAGACCACCACTCCCGTCGTGGTCTGATCCGTATGGTCAACCAGCGTCGTAAGCTGCTGGATTACCTGAAGGGCAAAGACACCACTCGTTACAGCGCCCTGATCGGTCGCCTGGGCCTGCGTCGCTAA
- the pnp gene encoding polyribonucleotide nucleotidyltransferase, whose amino-acid sequence MNPVIKKFQFGQSTVTLETGRIARQATGAVLVTVDNDVTVLVTVVGAKQADPGKGFFPLSVHYQEKTYAAGKIPGGFFKREGRPSEKETLTSRLIDRPIRPLFPEGFMNEVQVVCTVVSTSKKTDPDIAAMIGTSAALAISGIPFEGPIGAARVAFHESTGYLLNPTYEQLAASSLDMVVAGTSDAVLMVESEAQELTEDQMLGAVLFAHDEFQAVIQAVKELAAEAGKPTWDWKPAVANTELFNAIRAEFGEAVSQGYTITVKADRYARLGELRDQAVAKFSGEEGQPSAAEVKEIFGEIEYRTVRENIVNGKPRIDGRDTKTVRPLNIEVGVLPKTHGSALFTRGETQALVVATLGTARDAQLLDTLEGEKKDPFMLHYNFPPFSVGECGRMGGAGRREIGHGRLARRSVQAMLPAADVFPYTIRVVSEITESNGSSSMASVCGASLALMDAGVPMKAPVAGIAMGLVKEGEKFAVLTDILGDEDHLGDMDFKVAGTAKGVTALQMDIKINGITEEIMEIALGQALEARLNILGQMNQIIGQSRTELSANAPTMIAMKIDTDKIRDVIGKGGATIRAICEETKASIDIEDDGSIKIFGETKDAAEAAKQRILGITAEAEIGKIYVGKVERIVDFGAFVNILPGKDGLVHISMLSDARVEKVTDVLKEGQEVEVLVLDVDNRGRIKLSIKDVAAAKASGV is encoded by the coding sequence GTGAACCCGGTAATCAAGAAATTCCAGTTCGGTCAATCGACCGTTACTCTCGAAACGGGCCGTATTGCCCGTCAGGCAACCGGCGCCGTGCTGGTTACCGTCGACAACGATGTCACCGTGCTGGTGACCGTGGTCGGCGCCAAGCAGGCCGACCCAGGCAAGGGCTTCTTCCCTCTGTCTGTCCACTACCAGGAAAAGACCTACGCTGCCGGCAAGATCCCAGGTGGCTTCTTCAAGCGTGAAGGCCGTCCTTCCGAGAAAGAGACGCTGACCTCGCGCCTGATCGACCGTCCGATCCGCCCGCTGTTCCCAGAAGGCTTCATGAACGAAGTGCAGGTCGTCTGCACCGTGGTTTCGACCAGCAAGAAGACCGACCCGGACATCGCAGCGATGATCGGTACCTCGGCCGCCCTGGCGATCTCCGGTATTCCGTTCGAAGGCCCGATCGGCGCAGCCCGCGTTGCCTTCCACGAAAGCACTGGCTACCTGCTGAACCCGACTTACGAGCAACTGGCTGCCTCGAGCCTGGACATGGTTGTTGCCGGTACTTCCGACGCCGTGCTGATGGTTGAGTCCGAAGCACAAGAGCTGACCGAAGACCAGATGCTGGGCGCAGTACTGTTCGCCCACGACGAATTCCAGGCGGTCATCCAGGCGGTCAAGGAGCTGGCTGCAGAAGCTGGCAAGCCAACCTGGGACTGGAAACCGGCCGTTGCCAACACCGAGCTGTTCAACGCCATCCGCGCCGAATTCGGCGAAGCCGTTTCCCAGGGCTACACCATCACCGTCAAGGCTGACCGCTATGCGCGCCTGGGCGAGCTGCGTGATCAGGCCGTTGCCAAGTTCTCCGGTGAGGAAGGCCAGCCGTCGGCTGCTGAAGTCAAAGAGATCTTCGGCGAAATCGAATACCGCACCGTGCGCGAAAACATCGTCAACGGCAAGCCTCGTATCGACGGCCGCGACACCAAGACCGTGCGCCCGCTGAACATCGAAGTTGGCGTGCTGCCCAAGACTCACGGTTCGGCGCTGTTCACCCGTGGCGAAACTCAGGCCCTGGTCGTTGCGACCCTGGGTACTGCACGTGATGCCCAACTGCTGGACACCCTCGAAGGCGAGAAAAAAGACCCGTTCATGCTGCACTACAACTTCCCACCGTTCTCGGTAGGCGAGTGTGGCCGCATGGGTGGTGCTGGCCGCCGCGAAATCGGTCACGGCCGCCTGGCCCGTCGTTCGGTACAGGCCATGCTGCCTGCTGCCGACGTGTTCCCGTACACCATCCGTGTAGTGTCGGAAATCACCGAATCCAACGGTTCCAGCTCCATGGCTTCGGTCTGCGGTGCCTCCCTGGCGCTGATGGACGCTGGCGTGCCGATGAAGGCGCCGGTTGCCGGTATCGCTATGGGCCTGGTCAAGGAAGGCGAGAAATTCGCAGTCCTGACCGACATTCTGGGTGACGAAGACCACCTGGGCGACATGGACTTCAAGGTAGCCGGTACCGCCAAAGGCGTGACCGCGCTGCAGATGGACATCAAGATCAACGGCATCACCGAAGAAATCATGGAGATCGCCCTGGGCCAAGCCCTGGAAGCGCGCCTGAACATCCTCGGTCAGATGAACCAGATCATTGGCCAGTCGCGTACCGAACTGTCGGCCAACGCCCCGACCATGATCGCGATGAAGATCGACACCGACAAGATCCGTGACGTCATCGGCAAGGGCGGCGCGACCATTCGCGCCATCTGCGAAGAAACCAAGGCTTCGATCGACATCGAAGACGACGGCTCGATCAAGATCTTCGGCGAAACCAAAGATGCGGCAGAAGCTGCCAAGCAGCGTATTCTGGGCATCACCGCCGAGGCCGAGATCGGCAAGATCTACGTCGGCAAGGTCGAGCGCATCGTCGACTTCGGCGCCTTCGTCAACATCCTGCCAGGCAAAGACGGCCTGGTGCACATCTCGATGCTGAGCGACGCTCGTGTCGAGAAAGTGACCGATGTGCTGAAAGAAGGCCAGGAAGTTGAGGTATTGGTACTGGACGTGGACAACCGCGGCCGTATCAAGCTGTCGATCAAGGACGTAGCTGCAGCCAAGGCTTCGGGCGTCTAA